The Salvelinus fontinalis isolate EN_2023a chromosome 7, ASM2944872v1, whole genome shotgun sequence genomic sequence tgatgatatgtgttttttttcagcttcctgtgccaaccggaagtgccataattggtgtcaaatgggctgtttcaaagggttaaaaatgtcagatctttccaaaacttcatatatgtgaatagacaaccttcctgaactgtaaatcagtcattcatcccatcagatttaaaaaataaaaaaaaaatacatacccacacagaaatgatggagggacacactgaggggctaagaggcagacagtgcctgcagtagttacttttgttccaacttttaaagaaccgtcagacctagagttctgaaaatttacaaacctgttctagacctcaggtcgattgtgcacggTGAATTACAtgactctagaaggttctcggttCGATAAAAAGCCTTGTGTATTTgccatgttttcaattcatttgacctcaacgaaacggacgacctttagaaaagtcccagagtctcaagactaggtgcgttgaaaccggctcggcccatagagacagaccccaaagagcctgtttgattgctcattcaaggaccccgtagcaaggcaatgaaaaaCGTGAaatttcagcaccaattagggttttgctcgggcaccgaatgacctatcgagccgaaacttgggattcgaggtcgcttcacatagggctaaacataatgtgtgaactggacccgcagctagaacataactacgtattatttgttttattatggtttaaatagaaggcgctgtgaattttgggcctgctctgaaatatgttatagttggcttctaaaggagttggaaaaagtgagtttggtgtcAGATGGTATCCGTTTAGTGTCTGACAATatccaattgactgatggacaccgacttgctagttgacttttgtacaattgcaatatctttcaacgcgggggtaccatcaccaaaatcgacatgatgaaatttccacgcaacgagcgatggagaggaaccactaacactgcccggccatcctgaggtcatcaggacgttcaattttgtatttctaaagtatttaaagaatgcacgttacatttgcaatatgattcaacacatcatattacaaatgtaacactgtgtgttatgtttgcaatatgattcaacacatcatattgcaaatgtaacactgtgtgttatgtttgcaatatgattcactacatcatattgcaaatgtaacactgtgttatgtttgcaatatgattcaacacatcatattgcaaatgtaacactgtgttatgtttgcaatatgattcaacacaaaatattgcaaatgtaacactgtgtgttatgtttgcaatatgattcaccacatcatattgcaaatgtaacactgtgttatgtttgcaatatgatgtgatgtttttcactgttgaatcatatgcaaatgtaacgtgcattctttaaataaaccctatgtgggttatgaatgtcttatgaacctgtcttcaatgacaatccatcaggccactatgaggtctacctgtgttgattctaagcttcctggggcaaccggaagtgataaaatcaccctaaaagtgttttgccatagccaaccagcagtttgtgatatatagtgcattcaaccctatgtaaatcagtcagttcttaacgtatagacttaaaactcaggattctgtaaaagcataccccgatcaggataggtgtttacttatagcttcctgtgccaaccggaagggccttaaaatggggtcataggtgctgtttcaaagggttaaaaagtcagatctttccaacactttaagtgtgtgattaggcaaccctcatgaagtgtaaatcagtaatttctctaaacagatgtcaaagaaaagctcacacacacacacacacacacacagacacacacagcaaggatagaatgaaaaagtatggtgcttaaagacacacagagccttaaatgcttttaggggggatccagacttccatacccgctctgggagcactatactaCGGGCAAAAaacaatgggtgctggcctgagtgatttatggaggttttcaaaaaaagtctgaaaatattctatgttttttcttctggaatttttgttgttttttcttctcgagtcaatgggggtccggcctgagtgatttaaggaggtttccaaaaaaagtcaaaaaatattctatgttttgggttaccaggcgtcatttttcaaaacggttttaaatgcttcattttggccttttaaaaacaaaatgttattttccaCTATGAAATacaaaaagcacttttttaaaggggttgataagttttttctaatttattcacatttttgacttCATATTAAATCAGattgcaaatgcacaaaacatattccttaagtagaagtaaacatttcaaaaaaaattatgataataaaatgtgactaaagtatcttcatacagttcttatacatgtgtaattgacctaaaaatcgaaagaatttcaaaaaacggtccagaaagcacttttttaaagggggtgatatgttttttccaaatttttgacatttttgacttttgatttcctatgaaatcatattccaaatgcacaaaacatataacTTAAGttcaaaaattaaaaaaaaaaaaaattatgttaataaaatgtgactaatgtattttcatacagttcttatacatgtgtaattgacctaaaaattgaaagaatttcgaaaaacggtccagaaagcacttttttaaagggggtgatacattttttccaaatttttgacatttttgacttttgacttcctatgaaggaaaaggaaaccgcacactgctcttgatagtatcaccgatatttaataagcttacgtatctgccacacggccttcgtcagagcttgaaaaagctctgacgaaggccgtgtggccgatacgtaagcttattaaatatcggtgatactatcaagagcagtgtgcggtttccttttccttcatcttgttcatttgatgccatgcacctgcaaataagattgctcagatgtgcgagtgcctttttgtatttgacttttgacttcctatgaaatcatattccaaatgcacaaaacatataccttaagttaaaaaaaaaaaaaaaaaaaaattatgttaataaaatttgaaaaaagtattttcatatagttcttacacatgtgtaattgacataacactcgaaagaatttcgaaaaacggtccagaaagcacttttttaagggggtgataagtttttgccaaaactttcaaaATCTCAAAATTTTACTCTTGGGTCTTGACTTGCGTTACATAAAGCCTATGAAAAATTTAGATAGAACACATTCGCCCACTATAGGAATTTTGGAGTGTTACACAGCTCATTTGCAGCATGGCATTTGCCTTCAGCTTTGGATGAAACAACGCCAGAAGTAGTGTACTTGTCCATCGTGTATATGCTCCGCTCGGTGCCAATAACTTGCCATGCTATTTTGTAAAATTGGGGGGGGGGACTTCCCTTACATTTGTAAGTTCTCTcaaaagattttttttatttattctctCTAACATCATAGACACATAGTTACCCATTGCTTTACAACTAAATAACAAAATGTCACTCGGTCTCTTGGGGTTTATTGAGCCAGAAAGTCATCACATCAGCCACCACAGCTTCCCGGTATTTATTGTCGTCCACCAGGGTGTGTCGGATTTCTTTGAGTTTCTCGTGGATGTAGATTGCCTCCTTCAGTTCATGTAGGAATGCCTCGGTTACCCCGTAAACTCTGGGGATAGATGGCACAAGACCCATAGACTCCAGGGCTCTGACCAGCGATGGTATAAACCTGCAGGACCACAGTGTTTTCaccagctcctcaaaatggttGAAGAAGTAGTATCTTGGCGGGTCGTATAGGCACGGATTACGGCGCTGGCTGGGTTGATTGATCTCACAACCGATGCATTTTTCTCTTATATATTCTCCAATCACCACGTCTAAAAGTGTGGCTACAGAGGCCTTGATGGTGTCCACAAAAATAGTACTGACTaccccatcaaacacatcctCAGGCTGTGTAAATGTAGGGGGTGTCGTGGGTCTCGCCAGGGGGGAGTAGAATGTCGGGCTGCGAGGCATAGAGTCCATAGGGTCTGGCCCCCATGTCGTATCGGAGTCCTGGTATGTTGTATGAATATCCATGGTGTATGATGAAATGAAGAACCGGAGGCTTTAAGGGCACTCCTTTTATTGTTGAACCAGTCCTTTGGGTATCAGGGCGTGGTTAACGCAGCCGCGTACTTAGTTTTCTTCGGAGGCTGTCCCTTCTGAGGATGTACCTTCTTGGGGCTCCTTTGAATCATAATCCTCAGGATTCGTATATATTATGCACTTCTTTACATGAACAATGCTCTGGCGCTGTTGGCTCTGTACAAAGAGAGCGTCCAACAGCTGTAACATTTTCAATTCCATTAGATACCAAATTTGAAAAGGAATAAGCATGCGCAACCTAAAATCCCCAGTCAGGCCACCATCACGAATGTTTTGGTTGCGGGTTTCCTCGTTGCTGATATAGAACTCCACGTAGCCACATGGAAGTCCATTCtttctttgtattttcacccTGTGAAATATTCTTCCTGAGGAGTCAGGGGCACCTTCCCAACGGGTCTCGTAGCCCGTGAACAAGCTATACCCCTTGGTGATAAGGCTCAGTTCGGGACACACAACCTTGCGAAAAACCATCCAGTCTTCAAGCCTGTAGTCCACTCCTAAAGTCTGGTCTGTATATTCTTCTCCTACTGTATAGAGGTTCACTCTACAGGCCAGGTAATCAAACCGATACCCCCATTGATGTCCATTAGACATCAGCACTTGACCTTTCAGAGCAGTTGCGGGCGGTATTTGGGTTCTATACACACATAGAAACCGCTTTTTTGCCGCATCGTAAATTGTGGCTTGATACTTGGCCCTTTCTCTATGTTTCAACCGAGGTCCTGCTTCCGTTGTTACAGTCATCACTGCTTTGCCACTGATCACAAAATCCATGCTGATTTAAAAAATCTTGTTTAGTGTTCTGGGGCCGCATGTCTTGTTCTGGGCTTTATGTATAAGGCGTCTGCCAACCCCAATACCCCAGGACATTCGTGTTTcatagacaacaaccctaagGTCAATAAAACAGGGGGTGGGGGGCCATACTCTTCGAAATGTTCATCTCCCCCAGTTCAAAGAGGTCCCTAGACATCAatcatcatgacaacttcaaaggCATTATATAAATATTGTCGCACTCACTAAGGCGTGAGAACAGGAACAAGATGCCCATATATGGGCATAACCACGTGATCACTTCCCGCCAGGATGTCCTGATTGGATGCCCAAATATAGGCATGCACACGTCAtccggacatagggtcataaatcaaacGTTTGATGTGTACCGTCTACTTTATTCCCTCTCACACCAAAACTGACAAGGTGCACACTGATCAGTAAAGAGAGGCTAACATTCTATAACGCTCCCTTTCCTCTGCACAGTTCTCGCACAGTGAGAAACTATAGGATTACAATAGTGTTCTACACTTTCTTCATTTGATCCAATTCAACGTTGCCAATTATTTAATGACATGAGAATTAAGTGGAGTGTCTAATCTTAGCTGGTCAGAGAACTGATGAGTTTTCTCTCCTTTATGTAAACATTGGTGTCTTTTTAAATGTCCCAATCTgtagaatctcttcccacagtcagtgcAGTGATAAGGCTTCTCTCAAGTGTGTATCCGTTGGTGTGTTTTTACATTGCCCAATTGGGAAAAAATCttgccacagtcagagcagaagtaaggtttctatcctgtgtgtatacgttcatgttttTTTAAGGTGTCCAGTCGAGAGAAACTtgccccacagtcagagcaggagtaaggcttctctcctgtgtgcatATGTTCATGTCGTTTTAAGGTGCCCAGTTTAGAGAAACTagccccacagtcagagcaggagtaaggcttctctcctgtgtgtaaacGTTCATGTATTTTTAGGTGGCCCAGGTGAGAGAAACtccttccacagtcagagcaggagtaaggcttctctccggtGTGCATATGTTCATGCCGTTTTAAGTTGCCCAGTtcagagaaactctttccacagtcagagcaggagtaaggcttctctcctgtgtgtgttctctgatgacctTTTAGCCcagttgatgttttgaagcattttccacatttagagcaggagtaaggcttctctcctgtgtgtatacgttcgtGATGTTTTAGGTGGCTTGgtcgagagaaactctttccacagtcagagcaggagtaaggcttctctcctgtgtgtaaacGTTCATGTTGTTTAAAGTTACCCAGTtcagagaaactctttccacagtcagagcaggagtaaggcttctctctgTGTATATGTTCATGGCGTTTTAAGGTGTTCCGATAAGAGAAGCTCGCCccgcagtcagagcaggagtaaggcttctctcctgtgtgcatATGCTCATGTCGTTTTAAGTTGCCCAGTTCAGAGAAActcgccccacagtcagagcaggagtaaggcttctctcctgtgtgtgttctctgatgaacttttagcccaGTTGATGTTTTTAAGCATTTTCCACATttagagcaggagtaaggcttctctcctgtgtgtatacgttcatgatGTTTTAGGTGGCTTGgtcgagagaaactctttccacagtcagagcaggagtaaggcttctctcctgtgtgcatATGTTCATGTTGTTTAAAGTTACCCAGTtcagagaaactctttccacagtcagagcggGAGAAatgcttctctcctctgtgtgttctATGATGAACTTTTAGCGcagttgatgttttgaagcattttccacattcagagcaggagtaaagcttttctcctgtgtgtatttttaggtgtatttttagctttgatagaaATGGGAAAATCTCCTCACAATGTGAGCAGTGGTAAGACCTCTTTCCTCTGTGATCTTCCTGCTGAtgctctctggatgtagagaatgtctcaacatggtctcctgtgtgaacaatatCAGAACAATCAGTCAATTGGTGTGATATacatgtcaatcaaatgtattttatgaagCTCTTTTTACATAAGTTGTAACAAAGTCCTTTACAGAAAACAACTCGAaatccccaaagagcaagcaatgcagatgtagaagcacagtggccacaaaaaactccctagaaagcaggaaccttggaagaaacagagaggaaccaggctcaaagGGGTGGTCggtcctcttctgtctgtaccGGGTGacatatgtattcatatcagtaggctgtacAATACAGGGGAATAAAACTATTCTAAAAGTGGGTAAGAGATGAAAGCTAAAAAGGGGCatgtcatcctccactcactatcacaaagGTTAGAAACTACACAGACTCACTTCATAGAACTTTAAAACACTGGcagtttgtctacttcacttcTTTAGTCTGCTCTCTGATCACTCCAGATAGCTCAGTTAATAAAACAAATGCTGGCAATACTGGTGTCAAACCATGGAAGTCTCAGTAGCATGAAATAACatctaccttctcattgaaacagttcatcATGAAACAGTTCTACTGCAACTTTTCATACACAGTGGGAAGTTGAAATGAACAACAAACTTAGTTAGATAaaacctgctcttaccatgattAACATATttccctgtcttctcctcctcttcttcatctttaatgttgacattcagctccagtgtttgactgcaatGTTCCAGCttcacagatgatgccatctctggattttgcagtgcaaactgggccccactgtcacaatcaggacccagtgactgtgggtttggactcagtgtggaaggagagaggcaggctgggtttgtcgttactgttgatgttaccggcctcagacttaATTCTAATCCTGTAGTAACAATGAGAAACAACAGTTATTGtcttgacagttctggcactTTCTTTAGTCtctaaaaatatattatattttcaattatctaattcagtgcttgacttggactgaaataggtgccggtactgtttatatttaggaacaggagctccacaatactgttgagctaatattctataagaggaactgtcaagacttccgccgaagtcggtccctctccttgttcgggcggcgctcgacgtcaccggtc encodes the following:
- the LOC129860215 gene encoding gastrula zinc finger protein XlCGF26.1-like encodes the protein MVCSTRSMALPRCWRILECCWTRSSTPTAGAPAPADSIRGLELSLRPVTSTVTTNPACLSPSTLSPNPQSLGPDCDSGAQFALQNPEMASSVKLEHCSQTLELNVNIKDEEEEEKTGKYVNHGDHVETFSTSREHQQEDHRGKRSYHCSHCEEIFPFLSKLKIHLKIHTGEKLYSCSECGKCFKTSTALKVHHRTHRGEKHFSRSDCGKSFSELGNFKQHEHMHTGEKPYSCSDCGKSFSRPSHLKHHERIHTGEKPYSCSKCGKCLKTSTGLKVHQRTHTGEKPYSCSDCGASFSELGNLKRHEHMHTGEKPYSCSDCGASFSYRNTLKRHEHIHREKPYSCSDCGKSFSELGNFKQHERLHTGEKPYSCSDCGKSFSRPSHLKHHERIHTGEKPYSCSKCGKCFKTSTGLKGHQRTHTGEKPYSCSDCGKSFSELGNLKRHEHMHTGEKPYSCSDCGRSFSHLGHLKIHERLHTGEKPYSCSDCGASFSKLGTLKRHEHMHTGEKPYSCSDCGASFSRLDTLKKHERIHTG